The following is a genomic window from Armatimonadota bacterium.
CTCGCGGCGCCGAAGTACGGCAATGACGATGAGTATGCGGATGGCGTCGGGCGCGAAGTGGTCGAGGCGTTCACGGCGGCGGTGGCGCGGCACGCGGCGGATCACCAGATGCAGGTCAAGTTCCCGTGCGGCGTCGCGACGTTCTCGTGGTACATCGGCATCGGCGAGGGCCTCGGCGCGTCACCCGACGGGCGGCTGGCCGGCGAGCCGGTGTCGTCCAACTTCTCGCCTGCGCTGGGCCGCGACGTGGAGGGAATCCCGGCTGCGATTCTGTCGCACGCGAAGATGCATCGCCGCGATCTCGCGGTCGGCGCGCCGCTGGATCTGCGCGTCGCGCGGCGGCTGGTGGAGGGCGACGAGGGCACCGGGCGGATGGCGGCGCTGATCCGCAGCTTCGTGGACCTCGGCGGCTCCATCATGACGCTCACGGTGGCGGATACCGAGGAACTGCGGGCCGCTCAGCGCGATCCGGAGCAGTACAAATCGCTGCGGGTGCGCATGGGCGGGTGGTGCGCGTACTTCACGATGCTCAGCCGCGAGCAGCAGGAGCATCACATCCGCCGCCAGGAGGGGCGCTCGTGACGGCCGCCGATGATCCGGACACGGTGGACGGCCTGATCTTCGACCTCGACACGTTCGCGGTGCACGACGGGCCGGGGATCCGCATGGCGGTGTACCTCAAGGGCTGCCCGCTGTCGTGCAAGTGGTGCCACAGTCCGGAGTCGCGGCGTCCCGAGCCGGAGCTGATTCTTGTCCGCGACCGCTGTGCGAGGTGCGGCGCGTGCGTCAGCGCGTGCGCCCGCGGCGTGCATTATGTCAGCGACTCGGCGCACGTCATCGGACGCGAGCAGTGCGTCGCGTGTGGCGATTGCGTCGAGCAATGCGCGCACGGCGCGCTTGCCATAAAGGGCTATCGCGTTTCCGCGAATGCAGTCATCGCCAAGGCCGCGCGTCTGAAGGCGTTCTTCGACCATTCCGGGGGCGGCGTCACGCTGACCGGCGGAGAGGTCACGAGTCAGCCTGAGTTCGCGGCGGCGGTGCTCGCCGGGTGCCGCAAGCGGGGCATTCACACCGCGGTCGAGACGAGCGGCGCATGCGTGTGGGATGCGTTGCAGCGGATCGCGGCTCATGCCGATCTGGTGCTGTATGACTTGAAGCTGGCTGATGATGACGCGCATCAGCGGTGGACGGGCGTCTCGAACGAGCAGATCCTAGCCAACGCGGCGCAATTAGCCCAGGCCGCGCGCAACGTTCAGGTGCGCGTACCGCTGATCCCGGGTATCACCGATACCGACGGCAATCTGCGCGATATCTTCACTTTCGTGCGCGAGGTGGGGCTGGCGTCGGTAGCGATTCTGCCGTACAACCCCTCCGCGGCGGCGAAGTACGAGTGGCTCGACCTGGCATACGAGATCGAAGGCGAGCCGCAGAGCGTGGAGCGCGTGGCGGAGCTTGTCGAGATGGCGCGGCGAGCGGGGTTGGACGCCGTCATCGGATGAGGGCGAGGGCGGCTGTGGGTGGCATCCGCCCTCGGCCGGGTGCCTTGCCCAAGCGGCACGGTTGATGCTACTCTATTGCACCGGAGCGGGCCGCGGGAGTCACCGACGCGCCACAGCCGCGATGGCGACGGCGCGTGCCTGCTCCCGGTAGGAGCGCGAGCAACGGGTGCGACTATGCTGACGGATAATGTTCTCGACCTCATCGGCAACACTCCGCTGATACAGTTCAAGGGCAGCAACGTCTTCGCCAAGGCGGAGTTTCTCAACCCCGGCGGGAGTATCAAGGATCGCGTGGCGCTGGCG
Proteins encoded in this region:
- a CDS encoding glycyl-radical enzyme activating protein, yielding MTAADDPDTVDGLIFDLDTFAVHDGPGIRMAVYLKGCPLSCKWCHSPESRRPEPELILVRDRCARCGACVSACARGVHYVSDSAHVIGREQCVACGDCVEQCAHGALAIKGYRVSANAVIAKAARLKAFFDHSGGGVTLTGGEVTSQPEFAAAVLAGCRKRGIHTAVETSGACVWDALQRIAAHADLVLYDLKLADDDAHQRWTGVSNEQILANAAQLAQAARNVQVRVPLIPGITDTDGNLRDIFTFVREVGLASVAILPYNPSAAAKYEWLDLAYEIEGEPQSVERVAELVEMARRAGLDAVIG